TATCATTTAAGGAAAATTGCTCTCCAATATTGCATTTGAGTTAACTATTTTATATAATTATAAATAGTCCAAAAGTCATATCAACTATAGGAGTAGAGTTTGATATGCATTGGCAGCAGGTGTTTTTATTGCGCACATGAAAAGGCAAACTTATCGAAGGTGATAAGACAAAACGCAGTTAATATTGATATGCAAGATGTAAATCTGCTGACAGAAAATAATCTGGTGATAAAAGGTATCCAATATGAACCTCCTAATCTGTCAATACCACGTTATTTAAAGAATGGTCAGAGTGTGTAGTCGTGGTCTGATATTTTGGGGTTCGGGGAATTTGTGAAAAATATAAACTAAGGCTGTAGACATTCTGTCAACAGCCTCTTGCAATTATATTTATTGTTTCCATTTTAAATAGTTGCTTTCCACCCATGCTACTCCCTGGTACATAAGCGCGGCTATGACAGCAAGAATGATTACACTGGTCATTACCAGGTCTAGTTTAAATACTTGCCCGCCGTAAACGATAAGATACCCAAGTCCGGCTTTAGATACCAGAAATTCACCTACAATAACCCCAACCCAGGATAAACCTACATTAATCTTAACTGCAGAGATGATGGTGGGGACACTTGCAGGAAGAATTACTTTTGTGAGCACTTGCCATTTGGTTGCTCCGAAAGTCTTAAGAAGTTTTATCTTGTCTTCATCAACTTCCAGAAACCCGCTCAGCACACCCAGGATAGTTACTACAAATGAGATGAAAAGTGCCATGACAATAATTGCAGGCTGGCCGGCTCCCACCCATACAATGATAATAGGGCCCAGGGCGGTTTTAGGCAAACTGTTTAATACTACCAGGTAGGGGTCTAACACTTTAGTCAGGAAGTTTGACCACCACATGAGCATCGCTACACCGGTACCCAGCAATGTTCCCAGGACAAAGCCGATAATGGTTTCGTAGGTAGTTATTAATGTATGAATATATAGCGAACCATCTTGGTGCAATGTCACTAAAGTTTTCCATATCCTTGATGGCTGGCTGGCGATAAAAGGGTCGATGATTTTCAAAGTTCCTGCAACTTCCCATAATACAATAAATGCAAGAAGTATGGCGAATCTTGTAATGTGTATCATCATCTGCCGCTGTTTGATTTTTTTCAACCATTGAAGATGTTCTGACGAAATATTTTCAGTTTGTAAATCTTTTTTATGGTTATTTAACATGTACATCCAGCTCCTTCCATATTTTATTGAAGTAATGCCTGAATTCGGGAGCCTCTCTTCTACCTAAAGGAGTACATTTTTCACAGGTAAGCTGAATTTTATGTATATTTTTAATGGTAGCAGGACGTTGGGAAAGTACGACTACGCTATCGGCCATCGAAATAGCTTCTGCTATGTCATGAGTGACCATAATCGCTGTCTTGTTTTCTTTTTTCAGTATGGTATAAACCTCATCTGCGACTGCCAGCCGGGTTTGATAATCCAATGCAGAAAAAGCTTCATCCAGTAGAAGGATTTCAGGTTTTACTGCAAGAGTTCGAATGAGAGCAGCTCTTTGCCGCATACCTCCCGACAACTGACGGGGATAATGGTTTTGGAAATCTCCCAAGCCATAAGTTTTCAACAGTTCAATGGCATAATTTTTTGTTTCTTCGGTAAGCTTATTCTGTATCTCCAGACCAAGAGTAACATTTTGAAGTATGGTTCTCCACTCAAAAAGATGGTCTTTTTGCAGCATATACCCTACCTTTGAGGATGTTCCCTTTACTTCTTCGTTCTCTATAAATACTTTTCCTGAGGAAGGTTGAAGCAGACCGGAGATAATGGATAACAGCGTGGATTTACCACACCCGCTGGGTCCTACGATGCTTACAAATTCACCTTTAAGCACTTCCAGGTCAATAGCCGCCAAAGCACTAATTTCTCCTTCAAGAGAGTGATATTTCATAGATACATTTTGTATTTTAACTGCACAATCTTTTACCAATATTTATCAACTCCAATCCCTAATTTTTTAGTATTGATTGTTTAGCTATAATTGGTTACTGATTGGAATGTGGGCCTTTATATTATCAGTATATTCTACAAGTACATGGAATGTGAAAATACGCCATTGAGTACTAAAACAACATGAAAGTCCTAAGAAAAGGGAAAACTGTGATTAGCATCACAGTAATATATAGATAGTTGTGGTAATATAAACTCAAAGATAATAAAAAGGAGAGGATTGCAATGAATAACAATGAACATTTTATTAAAAACATTGAATTTGCAAAAGTACTTGACCTGGAATCGCTGGTAGAGTATCAAGAAGGGCAGGTGGTCAGCAGGACGCTGGCACAGGGAAAACCTGTAAGTGTTACATTATTTGCTTTTGATAAAGGTGAAGAAATCAGTTCTCATTCTTCTACCGGCGATGCCATGGTTTATATTTTGGACGGTGAGGCAGAGGTCACTGTGGGAGAAGAAAAATTCTTATTGAAAAAGGGTCAAACAATTATAATGCCTGCCAATATACCTCATGCACTTCTGGCAAAAGAAAAGTTTAAAATGTTGTTAGTAGTTGTTTTTAGTCTTACTTAAAAAAGAAGGAAGAGATGTCTATGAAGGCTTTTATTGAACGGGATGGATGTATAGGATGCGGTTTATGCCCTGCAACATGCCCTGAAGTATTTAGAATGGCAGATGATGCTCTAGCAGAAGTATATGTAGATGAAGTACCAAAGGAAGTGGAAGATAAGGCCAAAGAAGCAGAAGCTGGATGTCCTGTTTCTGTCATAACTATAGAATAACAAAGATTAATAAAGTAACCTGTAGATGCCAAATATAACGTCTACAGGTTGTTTTATTTCTATTAAGGAAATAGCTTGAGCAAAAAAAGTGGACAAAGTTGCGCAATTGTGAAACCCGCAAGGATTATTTTCCTACTGCACCTTTTTTTCGATAAAATACTACAAAATTTTCAAATAATATTGAAAGATTGATAAAATTTTCATATACTGTATATTAGACTATAAATGCTTCACTTGGCATTATAATATTAATCAAAATATCAATTTTTGTTGAATTTTATCGTAAAATTTTGTAAAATCATGAGTAAAAGTAGAAATAATTCTGTGGTCCTATGTTATATGAATTTTATAGGTCTTGTGGACTATTGAAATCATTTCAATATAAATATTGTTTAAGTTTTGAAATCAAACAATAAAGTGTGATGGCATCCTACTTATCGAAAAATAAGTTATAAATTTATAGCCAGGGAAAGTGTATTTTATTATGTTTCTCAGCTTGGCTTAGATATAAATTATTAAAGTAGTTTATAAGCTCTCCATTTTAATCATTAAGATTATTTTTAAATAATTAGATTTTCATCTTTAGGAGGACTAATATGGAAACAAAGTATGAACAATCAAAAAGCGCCGATATATCAATTAAATTTTGTGAGTTTGAGATGCCGCCTATGCAGGACCTTTTGATTGTTGGTAGATCTGCACCTATTGGACCGGAAGCTGCCCGGAGAATGGCAGACATATTATCTCCAGACCAATACGATATTATTAGGCTGGAACATGATAAAATTGAAGCAATAGTAGCTAGAAAAACAGTTTTGCGGATGATACCAACTGAAAAGCTTTTATCGATAATTTTAGATGAAGTTGATAAGTTTGTTAGCGAAAACTCTGTATATAAAGCTAATATTGATATTGTAATTAACGTAAAGAGGTCGATTGAAATATGATTATTGACGGGATAATGACACGTCAGCCACTAACAATAGATATTTTAAGTGGGGTAAAAAAGGCAGAACAAATTATGAGGGATAACAAAATAGGTGGTTTGCCTGTGGTGGAAAATGGGCGGCTGGTTGGGATAATAACTTCCAGAGATATCAGGCAGGCCAATCCTAACAGGATTATTGCAGATGTTATGTCTAGAAATGTTATAGTCCTAGAACCCCATAATACCTTATGGGAAGCAAAAGAGTTAATGGAAAAATATGATATTGAAAGGCTGGTAATAGTCGATAAAGAAAGAATAGTAGGTATTTTAACAAAAATGGTCTTATATACGGAGATTGGGAAATATACAGACAACTTAACCGGAATGTATAAAAAGGAGTACCTGCTGTCTAAAGCCTCAATGCTACTAAAGAATAATAAACCTTTTTCGTTTATTTTCATAGATATAGATAAATTTGGGCAAATGAACAAGGATTTTGGACATGAGACTTGTGATAAAATTATCATTCAAATTAGTAATCTCCTACAGATGTATGAAAATTTGAATACTTGGGTGTGCAGGTTCGGAGGGGATGAATTTGTTTTGCTGCTGGACGGTAATAAGGTGAATGCTATTCATTTAGCAAAAGAGATTATTAATGAATTTAAATTCAAAAAATGGATTAATAATTTAGAAGTACTACCTTCTATTGGGATTGCTTTTATGGATGCGCAAAGCAAAAGAGATTGTTCCTCGGAACACAATTTTATAATTACCCAGTTGTTAAATAATGCAAGTTTGGCTTCCACCACTGCAAAAAAACTGCCTGAAAAGTACACAATTGTAGAATGCTGAGAAATTGGTTTTATATGGAGAGTGTGAGAGCAAGAGCCGGTTGATTGTTAAAAACAAAATACCTTGTATAGTAAATTTTGCTGAGACCGTAGGGGGAGAAGATATTATGAAATAAAAACTGCTGTGTATAACAGCAGTTTTTATTTGCAAAAATAATTACTTAACACTTCTATTGCATTATTTTCAACGATTTTAGTTGCGTGTTCGTTCAAAAAACCTTCTTGAATAGAAGGATGACTGATTTTTTGTCCATAGTCGCTTAATATAGTTTCGATAGATTCAGGATAGCTATTTATAGTGCAATTTCTAGTCAGAGTCAGGTAATAATACTGCTTATACTTATACAAGGTACTTTCTCCATCGTAAATATCTATCAGCCGTGCACTTGCGGAACAAACATCTTCAAAACTGGAGAACATATATAGCATCAAAGTCGAACTTATCTTTTTATTTTTTCTTTTTACCCTAAGTTCAGATTTTCGGAACTTATTCTTAATATACTTATGGATAGATTCAAAATCATCTTCTTCATCAACTCTTGTTATAATAATAACAAATCCTTCTGATTGTAAAGGCATAGCTTCCACAATGAGTTGTGAGTCATCTACATAAAAGCCTGTTTCTGTTTCTGCCCGCTTCATCATATTCCAAAACATTTCTTGGGTTTCTGGAGAATTGTACGACAAATTCTCAATGTCAATGTTCCATTGTTCAAGATCGTCAATTGAAAGAGTAACTTTAATCTTGTTGTGGCTTATTCTTTCTATCTTCATAATTATCACCACCGTGTTATTATTTATGACTTACCTTACTATATATTATACTGTCATAGATGCTATTTGAGAAGTATAAAATTATGTAAAAATTATAATCTCATAAAAATTTTTCTGATACAGGTAAAGTTATGGATTGGTAGAAACATAAGGCATAGTATTTATTTGTGGATAAGCAAAGAATAATAATAAAAAAGATCTAAGCCATAATGGAGGAATCACAATGGATGAAAATCAATCCTTAATCAATATTGGCGATAGTGAAGAATTATCTGTAAAAGATATAGATGATAATGCAGTGACTTATAATACTGAAAAAGACTTTTATGTTGGAGCACAAGGAGAGCTAAGATTAAAAGCAGAAGGATTGTTCAAAAAAGCCAGAGAAAAGGGGATATCTATCGAAGATATACAAGTTATGACACTGAAAGAAAATAGAGCAGAATTCCCTGGAATTGGTATGGTAGAGTTATCCACGTTTATTGCTAAAGTAAAAGGGAGGCTGTTAAAAACCGGACAAACAATCACTGACGGCAAGCAGATAGACTATTACAACCGCTACCAGAAATATATCGCAAAGAAGATTGAACAGAAAAATATAATGAGAGATGAAAATGGAAAAATAATATGGGAAGAGGGAAGGCCAAAGATCAAACCCAATCCTGATTTGTTTTTAACAGAATGGGAAAGGTTTGAAATAGGAAAAGCGTTGGTGGAAGATAAGGAGTTCGGATTGGAAAAGACCATAACAGGGGCCTGTGACAGGGTAATTAGGAAGTTAATGGGGGAAAATGACTGGCTTTACCCTGGAGAAGCAGCCTTGTTAGATGAAGAGTTTGAGGAAGTACAGGAAAGGATTAAAAGCAATAAAGAGGAAAAGCAGGCTAAAGAGGGTGCAGCGCCAATCCGGAAGGCATCTGAACGGCAAATAAACTTTTTCAAATCCAAAATAAGAAATGCAGGTTTGGATGCTGAAAATGATCAAGTTATCAGTGCAATAATGGAAGAAATGGGATATAAAGATAAAGACATTCAAGATCTAAGTGTAGGACAGATGAGCAAGGCGATTGATAGCATATACCAGATAATTCCAAACGTAAAAGAAAAATTGAGTAAAAGATTACAGTAGGACATAGGTTGTATTTAATGAAGTAAAGAATAATATCCGGCAAATCTGTGCCGGATATTATTCTTTTACTGATTAATCTATTTCTGTACCAATTTTTTCTGTTTGATTGTAAAGTATAATTTTTCGATACTGGTTCGGTGTAATGCCGTAAAATTTTTTATACGCAGTATAAAAATAGGTGCTATTAGAATAACCGATAGAATTGGATATTTCACTTACTGTTAAATTGGTCGTTTCCAGAAGATGCCTTGCTTTTTTCAACCTGTATTCGTTTATGAAAGCAGATAAAGATTCATTTTTCACTTCTTTAAATATTGACCGCAAATAGTTTGGTGAAATATTAACATAATCAGCAATTAATTCAGGAGATAAAGATGGGTTAGAATAATTATATTCAATATAATCAATAGCCGCATTCACTATCTCTTCTTTTCTATTTGATTTTTTTTCTTCCCGCTGCTGAATCGTATTTGTATACAAATCTAATAGCCAATGTTTTATTTCTTCTATATTCTCAAACATTTCCAGGTTTTTTCTAAAGGATCTGATATCAATATATATATTTTCATGGTCTATATTGTATAACACCTTTAGCAATTTTTTCGAATTTATTGTTAACTGTGTTATTGCCAGCAGCATATCTTTATACGAATATTGCTTAATTTCATTAAGCATTTCCGATAAAGCACACTCTACATCTTTCAGATGACCTAATTTGAGTGCATTAAAGATATTTGTCTCTTTTTCTTCAGGATATCTATAATCTTCATTAATATCATTTACAATTTTATCGTGGAATAAAATTGATTTTGGGCCATATTTAAATCTGTAATGAGTATAGTCATAAGCAGTTTTATAAGAAAGAGATGCATCGGTTAAATCTTTAACCCAATTTCCGATACCTGCCGTGACCGAAACCTCAAGATACTGGGAAACAGCATTTTGAATTTCTTCTATAGAGTTTAACAGTATATTCATTGTCTGAGGATACTCTTTTTCGCTAACATTTAATATTACTGCTATATGGTCATCTCCCATATCTACAGTATCACATGGATAGTTCCTGGATGTTATTTCTGAAGCTATGTTCCCTATGGCGAACCTCAGTAAATCCATGTTTTCTTTTGAATATTTTGAATAGAACTCCTTGTATGAATCTATTCTCAGTACATATACAAAGAGATTCTGGGGAGTAATGTTTATATTTAATTCGGTAAATTTAATATCTAAGTCTTTTATTTGGTTTGAAGTATTCAACAATACCCCCTTTAATAACTGCTGTTTTACAAAATTTATATCAATCTGGGATAAATTTTCAAGTGATAAAGTGTGATGAAGTAATCCATCAAGTACATTTGACAGATAATCCAGTTCATCTATTCTGTTATTTTCTATAGAAGTATTTTTATTCTTTTGCTTTGATAAATGCTCCTGTATATTCTTTACTATTTTATGAATAGGAAAATATATTCGTTTAGAGAAAAAGTATGACAATAGAATCCCTATTATGAGCAATATGATTGATATTATAATAGTCAGATGCGTCATAGCATTTAAATCTTTTAACAAGCTATTATAAGGGATAACACTTATAAATTTTAAATCAAGTTTTTCTGAAGTAACATAGGTAATCAGGGATTTTTTACCATCCACTACGTCAATAAGATATCCTCTGTTTTTCTTTGCGGACAAAATATTTTTTATATGTTTATGCTCCGAAACATTTTGCATAAACATTTGAGGGTCGGAATGGGATACAATGTTTCCTGCACCGTCAATAATAAAAATATCAGAATTTTTAGGTGATATATTTTTGAAAACGTTTTGAATCTCTCTTGCGTCCAGATTCAGTATCAAAGCTCCATCGTCAAGCCCGTCCTGGACAGGATAGTCCGATATAATAATTGTAAGGATATTGCCCTTATAACTTAGCCCTTTCAATCCATCTACAGAGAAAAAAACCTTTCTTGGAATCAATCTTGTGTTTGCATATTGTTTTCTATTCTCTAATAATGAAATTATTTCCCTGTCATAAAAGTCACGAAGATAGGTTGGCTCGCTTATAGATGAGTAAAATATCTTATTTACGCCATTGTAAACATATATGGAATGGGTAAAAGGAATTACCGGAATGGAAAGATTCAGCTTTCTTTTGCCAACAACTTCATCCGTGTAACTTATTTTTTTGCCATACATTAAATTAAAAATATCTGTATCTCTATATAAATGACGGCCGGAGGTTGCAGTCCAGTTTACCAGGTAATCAGTAAAATAGTTAGTCTGGACAAGAAGTTTCTCTGACACGTTGTTAATTTGTTGGAGGACCTTGTTTCTGTAACTCATATAAAGCGTCACTGTTGATAAACTCAGTATAACTGCTGCAAGAATAAGATAAGAAAGAATGAGCTTCGTAAAAGTACTTTTAAAGTTAATATTACTTTTAATTCTGGGGATATAGGAGTACTTGTCTATGGTATTTTTGACACGCAGATAAAAAGAAGAAAAAAATTTTTTCATATAAATTTCCACCTTTTACAAAAATATCATATTCGTTTGGATTTATTTGATTTATAATTCCAATGTTTCAGATACGGTATTTCGAAATATTTTATATTTTGTATGTTTCATTATAAAAGTTTTTTTACAATCTTTCAATGTTAGATATTGGAATTTTATGAAAAATTCATAAAAAAATATATATAAAAAAATCACTGTTTTATTAAAATTCAAATAAATTGTTAAAAATTAAAGTCTATTTTTTATAATTTTTCAGAGTAATTTTTTGAATTTGAAGTTTTATTTTGTGGGGACTTGTAGTAGCATTAGTGATGTGAACATTGCAGGTGTGCATTGCACCGGGCAAACTATTAAAGCTCATGATATCAGGAGGTGTTGCTTCTTAATTAAAAGTAAAAAATTATTTTCTAATCTCTTTATACCATTCTAAATTCCATAAAATGAAAATGTTAAGGAGGAATTCAAAAATGTCAAAAAAAATTATGAAAATTGTAAGCCTGATCTTAGTTGTTGGTTTATTGTCTTTTGCTA
This genomic stretch from Petroclostridium xylanilyticum harbors:
- a CDS encoding ABC transporter permease, which gives rise to MLNNHKKDLQTENISSEHLQWLKKIKQRQMMIHITRFAILLAFIVLWEVAGTLKIIDPFIASQPSRIWKTLVTLHQDGSLYIHTLITTYETIIGFVLGTLLGTGVAMLMWWSNFLTKVLDPYLVVLNSLPKTALGPIIIVWVGAGQPAIIVMALFISFVVTILGVLSGFLEVDEDKIKLLKTFGATKWQVLTKVILPASVPTIISAVKINVGLSWVGVIVGEFLVSKAGLGYLIVYGGQVFKLDLVMTSVIILAVIAALMYQGVAWVESNYLKWKQ
- a CDS encoding ABC transporter ATP-binding protein, coding for MKYHSLEGEISALAAIDLEVLKGEFVSIVGPSGCGKSTLLSIISGLLQPSSGKVFIENEEVKGTSSKVGYMLQKDHLFEWRTILQNVTLGLEIQNKLTEETKNYAIELLKTYGLGDFQNHYPRQLSGGMRQRAALIRTLAVKPEILLLDEAFSALDYQTRLAVADEVYTILKKENKTAIMVTHDIAEAISMADSVVVLSQRPATIKNIHKIQLTCEKCTPLGRREAPEFRHYFNKIWKELDVHVK
- a CDS encoding cupin domain-containing protein, which encodes MNNNEHFIKNIEFAKVLDLESLVEYQEGQVVSRTLAQGKPVSVTLFAFDKGEEISSHSSTGDAMVYILDGEAEVTVGEEKFLLKKGQTIIMPANIPHALLAKEKFKMLLVVVFSLT
- a CDS encoding ferredoxin, with protein sequence MKAFIERDGCIGCGLCPATCPEVFRMADDALAEVYVDEVPKEVEDKAKEAEAGCPVSVITIE
- a CDS encoding GGDEF domain-containing protein, which encodes MIIDGIMTRQPLTIDILSGVKKAEQIMRDNKIGGLPVVENGRLVGIITSRDIRQANPNRIIADVMSRNVIVLEPHNTLWEAKELMEKYDIERLVIVDKERIVGILTKMVLYTEIGKYTDNLTGMYKKEYLLSKASMLLKNNKPFSFIFIDIDKFGQMNKDFGHETCDKIIIQISNLLQMYENLNTWVCRFGGDEFVLLLDGNKVNAIHLAKEIINEFKFKKWINNLEVLPSIGIAFMDAQSKRDCSSEHNFIITQLLNNASLASTTAKKLPEKYTIVEC
- a CDS encoding adaptor protein MecA, coding for MKIERISHNKIKVTLSIDDLEQWNIDIENLSYNSPETQEMFWNMMKRAETETGFYVDDSQLIVEAMPLQSEGFVIIITRVDEEDDFESIHKYIKNKFRKSELRVKRKNKKISSTLMLYMFSSFEDVCSASARLIDIYDGESTLYKYKQYYYLTLTRNCTINSYPESIETILSDYGQKISHPSIQEGFLNEHATKIVENNAIEVLSNYFCK
- a CDS encoding helix-turn-helix domain-containing protein translates to MKKFFSSFYLRVKNTIDKYSYIPRIKSNINFKSTFTKLILSYLILAAVILSLSTVTLYMSYRNKVLQQINNVSEKLLVQTNYFTDYLVNWTATSGRHLYRDTDIFNLMYGKKISYTDEVVGKRKLNLSIPVIPFTHSIYVYNGVNKIFYSSISEPTYLRDFYDREIISLLENRKQYANTRLIPRKVFFSVDGLKGLSYKGNILTIIISDYPVQDGLDDGALILNLDAREIQNVFKNISPKNSDIFIIDGAGNIVSHSDPQMFMQNVSEHKHIKNILSAKKNRGYLIDVVDGKKSLITYVTSEKLDLKFISVIPYNSLLKDLNAMTHLTIIISIILLIIGILLSYFFSKRIYFPIHKIVKNIQEHLSKQKNKNTSIENNRIDELDYLSNVLDGLLHHTLSLENLSQIDINFVKQQLLKGVLLNTSNQIKDLDIKFTELNINITPQNLFVYVLRIDSYKEFYSKYSKENMDLLRFAIGNIASEITSRNYPCDTVDMGDDHIAVILNVSEKEYPQTMNILLNSIEEIQNAVSQYLEVSVTAGIGNWVKDLTDASLSYKTAYDYTHYRFKYGPKSILFHDKIVNDINEDYRYPEEKETNIFNALKLGHLKDVECALSEMLNEIKQYSYKDMLLAITQLTINSKKLLKVLYNIDHENIYIDIRSFRKNLEMFENIEEIKHWLLDLYTNTIQQREEKKSNRKEEIVNAAIDYIEYNYSNPSLSPELIADYVNISPNYLRSIFKEVKNESLSAFINEYRLKKARHLLETTNLTVSEISNSIGYSNSTYFYTAYKKFYGITPNQYRKIILYNQTEKIGTEID